The Sulfitobacter sp. DSM 110093 genome includes a window with the following:
- a CDS encoding TRAP transporter small permease — translation MRRLEQLFVKVNAAVVIACLTGMVLVVGANVALRFSTNHSLSWSDESARYLMIWMAFLGAGLALRQGGHVAITNLHDVMNTRMQRILRGVIILILLFFFAFMVKVGWDYMQRAQYQMTPAMRLSFRYVYAAMPVGFTLLIVHLLLIARPFIMAGHYHQPEGQTENMPGAANG, via the coding sequence ATGCGCAGATTGGAACAGCTATTCGTTAAGGTGAACGCCGCAGTGGTGATCGCCTGTCTGACGGGGATGGTCTTGGTCGTGGGGGCCAATGTCGCCCTACGGTTCAGCACCAATCATTCGCTGTCGTGGTCCGATGAATCCGCCCGTTACTTGATGATCTGGATGGCCTTTCTGGGGGCTGGCCTTGCCCTGCGTCAGGGCGGCCATGTGGCCATCACCAATCTGCACGACGTGATGAACACCCGGATGCAGCGCATCCTGCGCGGGGTCATCATTTTAATTTTGCTGTTCTTTTTCGCCTTCATGGTCAAAGTCGGCTGGGACTATATGCAGCGCGCGCAGTATCAGATGACCCCGGCGATGCGCCTGTCGTTCCGCTATGTTTATGCCGCCATGCCCGTTGGGTTCACGTTGCTGATCGTACATCTGTTGCTGATCGCGCGGCCTTTCATCATGGCGGGTCACTATCACCAGCCGGAAGGTCAGACCGAAAACATGCCGGGAGCCGCCAATGGCTGA